A region of Ornithorhynchus anatinus isolate Pmale09 chromosome 5, mOrnAna1.pri.v4, whole genome shotgun sequence DNA encodes the following proteins:
- the USP50 gene encoding inactive ubiquitin carboxyl-terminal hydrolase 50 isoform X4: MASGPPPDDDFDVYRSLSECSSYGDHPLERSAGSGARAQGVTGLRNLGNTCYMNAVLQCLASIAPLVEYFLSGKYVTALHRDRGEVATALAYLLTDMWLGDADCVAPEVFRLAVGDRHPAFGKKSQQDAQEFLIFVLNALHEALKKPRRRKPSEKAASRRGGKAAAGESSIVSQLFEGQLSYDVVCLKCDSCSYKGETFTVLSLPIPSHYQCSLQAVMDFGLQEITWLLNMKECLERFFQQDTLRWNNQIYCSYCDAKQDAAVRATVVKAPNVVIFHLKRFECYGKMKRKLRTNIRYPLANLDLSPYIYPPCRKHPKYNLWAVVNHFGDLDGGHYTALCKNTVTQSWFSFDDTRVCEVPEAAVQTAAAYLLCYSCQPFSVPSHGC, translated from the exons CAGCGAGTGTTCCAGCTACGGGGACCACCCTCTGGAGAGGTCGGCGGGGTCCGGGGCGCGGGCCCAGGGGGTGACCGGCCTGCGCAATCTGGGCAACACGTGTTACATGAACGCCGTCCTGCAGTGCCTCGCCAGCATCGCGCCTCTGGTGGAGTATTTCCTCTCCGGGAAGTACGTCACGGCCCTGCACCG GGACCGAGGCGAGGTGGCCACGGCGTTGGCCTACCTGCTGACGGACATGTGGCTGGGGGATGCGGATTGCGTCGCGCCCGAGGTGTTCCGCCTGGCCGTGGGCGACCGCCATCCCGCCTTCGGGAAGAAGAGCCAACAGGACGCCCAGGAGTTCCTCATCTTCGTCCTGAACGCGTTGCACGAAGCCCTGAAGAAG CCCCGCAGACGGAAGCCGAGCGAGAAGGCGGCGTCCCGCCGCGGGGGCAAGGCGGCCGCCGGAGAATCGTCCATCGTCAGCCAGCTGTTCGAAGGCCAGCTCAGCTACGACGTCGTCTGCCTGAAGTGCGACAGCTGCAGCTACAAGGGCGAGACCTTCACCGTgctctccctgcccatcccctcccacTACCAGTGCTCCCTTCAG GCCGTGATGGATTTTGGGCTTCAGGAGATCACCTGGCTACTAAACATGAAG GAGTGTCTGGAGCGATTCTTCCAACAGGACACTCTCCGGTGGAATAACCAGATTTACTGCTCCTACTGTGACGCCAAGCAGGACGCGGCGGTGAGGGCCACTGTCGTCAAAGCCCCCAACGTGGTTATTTTTCATCTGAAGAG gtTTGAGTGTTAcgggaaaatgaaaaggaaactgaggacaaaTATCCGTTACCCCCTCGCCAACCTGGACCTCTCCCCTTACATCTACCCGCCGTGTCGGAAGCATCCAAAATATAACCTCTGGGCCGTGGTG AACCACTTCGGCGACTTGGACGGCGGCCATTACACGGCCCTCTGCAAGAACACCGTCACCCAGAGCTGGTTCAGCTTTGACGACACGCGAGTGTGTGAGGTGCCGGAGGCCGCCGTCCAAACGGCGGCCGCCTACCTCCTCTGCTACAGCTGCCAGCCCTTCTCAGTACCCAGCCACGGATGCTAG
- the USP50 gene encoding inactive ubiquitin carboxyl-terminal hydrolase 50 isoform X1, giving the protein MASGPPPDDDFDVYRSLECSSYGDHPLERSAGSGARAQGVTGLRNLGNTCYMNAVLQCLASIAPLVEYFLSGKYVTALHRDRGEVATALAYLLTDMWLGDADCVAPEVFRLAVGDRHPAFGKKSQQDAQEFLIFVLNALHEALKKPRRRKPSEKAASRRGGKAAAGESSIVSQLFEGQLSYDVVCLKCDSCSYKGETFTVLSLPIPSHYQCSLQAVMDFGLQEITWLLNMKECLERFFQQDTLRWNNQIYCSYCDAKQDAAVRATVVKAPNVVIFHLKRFECYGKMKRKLRTNIRYPLANLDLSPYIYPPCRKHPKYNLWAVVNHFGDLDGGHYTALCKNTVTQSWFSFDDTRVCEVPEAAVQTAAAYLLCYSCQPFSVPSHGC; this is encoded by the exons CGAGTGTTCCAGCTACGGGGACCACCCTCTGGAGAGGTCGGCGGGGTCCGGGGCGCGGGCCCAGGGGGTGACCGGCCTGCGCAATCTGGGCAACACGTGTTACATGAACGCCGTCCTGCAGTGCCTCGCCAGCATCGCGCCTCTGGTGGAGTATTTCCTCTCCGGGAAGTACGTCACGGCCCTGCACCG GGACCGAGGCGAGGTGGCCACGGCGTTGGCCTACCTGCTGACGGACATGTGGCTGGGGGATGCGGATTGCGTCGCGCCCGAGGTGTTCCGCCTGGCCGTGGGCGACCGCCATCCCGCCTTCGGGAAGAAGAGCCAACAGGACGCCCAGGAGTTCCTCATCTTCGTCCTGAACGCGTTGCACGAAGCCCTGAAGAAG CCCCGCAGACGGAAGCCGAGCGAGAAGGCGGCGTCCCGCCGCGGGGGCAAGGCGGCCGCCGGAGAATCGTCCATCGTCAGCCAGCTGTTCGAAGGCCAGCTCAGCTACGACGTCGTCTGCCTGAAGTGCGACAGCTGCAGCTACAAGGGCGAGACCTTCACCGTgctctccctgcccatcccctcccacTACCAGTGCTCCCTTCAG GCCGTGATGGATTTTGGGCTTCAGGAGATCACCTGGCTACTAAACATGAAG GAGTGTCTGGAGCGATTCTTCCAACAGGACACTCTCCGGTGGAATAACCAGATTTACTGCTCCTACTGTGACGCCAAGCAGGACGCGGCGGTGAGGGCCACTGTCGTCAAAGCCCCCAACGTGGTTATTTTTCATCTGAAGAG gtTTGAGTGTTAcgggaaaatgaaaaggaaactgaggacaaaTATCCGTTACCCCCTCGCCAACCTGGACCTCTCCCCTTACATCTACCCGCCGTGTCGGAAGCATCCAAAATATAACCTCTGGGCCGTGGTG AACCACTTCGGCGACTTGGACGGCGGCCATTACACGGCCCTCTGCAAGAACACCGTCACCCAGAGCTGGTTCAGCTTTGACGACACGCGAGTGTGTGAGGTGCCGGAGGCCGCCGTCCAAACGGCGGCCGCCTACCTCCTCTGCTACAGCTGCCAGCCCTTCTCAGTACCCAGCCACGGATGCTAG
- the USP50 gene encoding inactive ubiquitin carboxyl-terminal hydrolase 50 isoform X3, protein MNAVLQCLASIAPLVEYFLSGKYVTALHRDRGEVATALAYLLTDMWLGDADCVAPEVFRLAVGDRHPAFGKKSQQDAQEFLIFVLNALHEALKKPRRRKPSEKAASRRGGKAAAGESSIVSQLFEGQLSYDVVCLKCDSCSYKGETFTVLSLPIPSHYQCSLQAVMDFGLQEITWLLNMKECLERFFQQDTLRWNNQIYCSYCDAKQDAAVRATVVKAPNVVIFHLKRFECYGKMKRKLRTNIRYPLANLDLSPYIYPPCRKHPKYNLWAVVNHFGDLDGGHYTALCKNTVTQSWFSFDDTRVCEVPEAAVQTAAAYLLCYSCQPFSVPSHGC, encoded by the exons ATGAACGCCGTCCTGCAGTGCCTCGCCAGCATCGCGCCTCTGGTGGAGTATTTCCTCTCCGGGAAGTACGTCACGGCCCTGCACCG GGACCGAGGCGAGGTGGCCACGGCGTTGGCCTACCTGCTGACGGACATGTGGCTGGGGGATGCGGATTGCGTCGCGCCCGAGGTGTTCCGCCTGGCCGTGGGCGACCGCCATCCCGCCTTCGGGAAGAAGAGCCAACAGGACGCCCAGGAGTTCCTCATCTTCGTCCTGAACGCGTTGCACGAAGCCCTGAAGAAG CCCCGCAGACGGAAGCCGAGCGAGAAGGCGGCGTCCCGCCGCGGGGGCAAGGCGGCCGCCGGAGAATCGTCCATCGTCAGCCAGCTGTTCGAAGGCCAGCTCAGCTACGACGTCGTCTGCCTGAAGTGCGACAGCTGCAGCTACAAGGGCGAGACCTTCACCGTgctctccctgcccatcccctcccacTACCAGTGCTCCCTTCAG GCCGTGATGGATTTTGGGCTTCAGGAGATCACCTGGCTACTAAACATGAAG GAGTGTCTGGAGCGATTCTTCCAACAGGACACTCTCCGGTGGAATAACCAGATTTACTGCTCCTACTGTGACGCCAAGCAGGACGCGGCGGTGAGGGCCACTGTCGTCAAAGCCCCCAACGTGGTTATTTTTCATCTGAAGAG gtTTGAGTGTTAcgggaaaatgaaaaggaaactgaggacaaaTATCCGTTACCCCCTCGCCAACCTGGACCTCTCCCCTTACATCTACCCGCCGTGTCGGAAGCATCCAAAATATAACCTCTGGGCCGTGGTG AACCACTTCGGCGACTTGGACGGCGGCCATTACACGGCCCTCTGCAAGAACACCGTCACCCAGAGCTGGTTCAGCTTTGACGACACGCGAGTGTGTGAGGTGCCGGAGGCCGCCGTCCAAACGGCGGCCGCCTACCTCCTCTGCTACAGCTGCCAGCCCTTCTCAGTACCCAGCCACGGATGCTAG
- the USP50 gene encoding inactive ubiquitin carboxyl-terminal hydrolase 50 isoform X2: protein MASGPPPDDDFDVYRSLSECSSYGDHPLERSAGSGARAQGVTGLRNLGNTCYMNAVLQCLASIAPLVEYFLSGKYVTALHRDRGEVATALAYLLTDMWLGDADCVAPEVFRLAVGDRHPAFGKKSQQDAQEFLIFVLNALHEALKKPRRRKPSEKAASRRGGKAAAGESSIVSQLFEGQLSYDVVCLKCDSCSYKGETFTVLSLPIPSHYQCSLQECLERFFQQDTLRWNNQIYCSYCDAKQDAAVRATVVKAPNVVIFHLKRFECYGKMKRKLRTNIRYPLANLDLSPYIYPPCRKHPKYNLWAVVNHFGDLDGGHYTALCKNTVTQSWFSFDDTRVCEVPEAAVQTAAAYLLCYSCQPFSVPSHGC from the exons CAGCGAGTGTTCCAGCTACGGGGACCACCCTCTGGAGAGGTCGGCGGGGTCCGGGGCGCGGGCCCAGGGGGTGACCGGCCTGCGCAATCTGGGCAACACGTGTTACATGAACGCCGTCCTGCAGTGCCTCGCCAGCATCGCGCCTCTGGTGGAGTATTTCCTCTCCGGGAAGTACGTCACGGCCCTGCACCG GGACCGAGGCGAGGTGGCCACGGCGTTGGCCTACCTGCTGACGGACATGTGGCTGGGGGATGCGGATTGCGTCGCGCCCGAGGTGTTCCGCCTGGCCGTGGGCGACCGCCATCCCGCCTTCGGGAAGAAGAGCCAACAGGACGCCCAGGAGTTCCTCATCTTCGTCCTGAACGCGTTGCACGAAGCCCTGAAGAAG CCCCGCAGACGGAAGCCGAGCGAGAAGGCGGCGTCCCGCCGCGGGGGCAAGGCGGCCGCCGGAGAATCGTCCATCGTCAGCCAGCTGTTCGAAGGCCAGCTCAGCTACGACGTCGTCTGCCTGAAGTGCGACAGCTGCAGCTACAAGGGCGAGACCTTCACCGTgctctccctgcccatcccctcccacTACCAGTGCTCCCTTCAG GAGTGTCTGGAGCGATTCTTCCAACAGGACACTCTCCGGTGGAATAACCAGATTTACTGCTCCTACTGTGACGCCAAGCAGGACGCGGCGGTGAGGGCCACTGTCGTCAAAGCCCCCAACGTGGTTATTTTTCATCTGAAGAG gtTTGAGTGTTAcgggaaaatgaaaaggaaactgaggacaaaTATCCGTTACCCCCTCGCCAACCTGGACCTCTCCCCTTACATCTACCCGCCGTGTCGGAAGCATCCAAAATATAACCTCTGGGCCGTGGTG AACCACTTCGGCGACTTGGACGGCGGCCATTACACGGCCCTCTGCAAGAACACCGTCACCCAGAGCTGGTTCAGCTTTGACGACACGCGAGTGTGTGAGGTGCCGGAGGCCGCCGTCCAAACGGCGGCCGCCTACCTCCTCTGCTACAGCTGCCAGCCCTTCTCAGTACCCAGCCACGGATGCTAG